From Rhododendron vialii isolate Sample 1 chromosome 10a, ASM3025357v1, the proteins below share one genomic window:
- the LOC131302843 gene encoding uncharacterized protein LOC131302843 produces MFAEAEGASGGLVTKWNRDCFSVINSIVKKNYIFLHGSLNNVECIMVNIYAPNDAHSRREVWNDVCTLKSQSQLPWCIGGDVNEINVTGKRSSCTRLDRGMRDFIQFIDNLEVVNSLMIGRRFTWSNFQDSAVHSRLDRFLMSMDFLHHFKMIQWGLHRPISDHCSIMISDDNRDWGPKPFRFMDMWLTNPKCMKLAEETWNVGNVQRWAGFRVVRKLQERQKSRGKWLKLGDKNTRFFHSVANHRFLKNIIGAIRDDEGWVEEPKLIKEAAMKYFNSIFKKGDDIRPTLGGVFNKRLHGDLSIEMETHFEEVEILLALKSCSSFKAPGPDGFNFSFFKKAWPFMKKDVDGPIKFQEFRPISTVGGLYKLLSKVLANKLEKTRPALSGEAQTALVNGRQILDGASDTVNWEFLLDMLHNVGFGVKWCSWGDPLSPFLFTIVAEALNVLLERAKEMGLINGVSIGNGGFVLTYLQYVDDTINFCKNNIEEIRLKINFSKSVVCGIGIPETTLTQMANRMGCRVDKLPLKYLGLPLGANLRRISTWQPIVDRIKKKLSKWKGRRTTKGGKLTQIKSSVSILPIYYMSLFKMPITVAKSIEKIQRQFFWGDTLEKKKLHLVKWSCLTKSRKRGGLGIKKLLDHYLSLLAKWWWRFYKEKGSLWHKVISMKYGLDNSEWLLQLPMPTRASNVWKDICSVGDISSEFGKYLHDGFKIEVKSGNLTKFWKHKWLGETPLRSQLPRLYAASLQQETKIADIGERSTLGWWPLNFRRNLHDWENMKGRKNAPFVQRLVKPQDTCFSIADSYGKCGRVKEVIFNNKHLDIDEVVDLIKIRVAFWIKAKHNVTKYSVE; encoded by the exons ATGTTTGCAGAGGCAGAGGGTGCCTCAGGTGGGCTGGTTACAAAGTGGAATAGGGACTGCTTTTCCGTTATAAACTCCATTGttaagaaaaattatattttccttCATGGTTCATTGAATAATGTTGAATGCATAATGGTTAACATCTATGCACCTAATGATGCTCATTCAAGGAGGGAGGTGTGGAATGATGTGTGTACCCTAAAAAGCCAGAGTCAACTCCCATGGTGTATTGGAGGGGATGTCAATGAAATCAATGTAACTGGTAAGAGATCGAGTTGTACAAGACTTGACAGGGGTATGAGAGATTTCATACAGTTCATAGATAATTTGGAGGTGGTGAACAGTCTTATGATTGGCAGACGCTTCACCTGGTCCAACTTTCAGGATTCAGCTGTCCACAGTAGGCTTGATAGGTTCCTTATGTCCATGGATTTCCTACACCACTTTAAGATGATACAGTGGGGACTACACAGACCTATTTCAGATCACTGCTCAATCATGATCTCAGATGACAATCGTGATTGGGGGCCTAAACCTTTTAGATTTATGGACATGTGGCTTACAAACCCTAAATGTATGAAACTGGCTGAGGAAACTTGGAATGTTGGTAATGTGCAAAGGTGGGCTGGTTTTAGGGTGGTCCGCAAGTTACAAGAG AGACAAAAATCAAGGGGGAAATGGCTCAAACTGGGTGACAAAAATACTAGGTTCTTTCACTCAGTTGCAAATCACAGATTTCTCAAGAACATCATTGGAGCAATCAGAGATGATGAGGGTTGGGTGGAAGAACCAAAACTAATCAAAGAAGCAGCAATGAAATACTTCAACTCCATCTTTAAAAAGGGGGATGATATCAGACCTACTCTAGGGGGTGTATTCAACAAAAGACTACATGGAGACTTGTCTATAGAGATGGAAACACATTTTGAGGAAGTAGAAATTTTATTGGCCCTAAAGAGTTGCAGCTCGTTCAAAGCACCTGGGCCAGACGGCTTTAATTTCTCTTTCTTCAAGAAAGCATGGCCTTTCATGAAAAAGGAT GTTGATGGACCTATAAAGTTTCAGGAATTCAGACCAATAAGTACGGTGGGTGGTTTATACAAATTGTTATCAAAGGTTTTAGCAAACAAGCTAGAGAAGACACGTCCAGCTCTGAGTGGGGAAGCTCAAACAGCGTTAGTCAATGGTAGACAAATCCTCGATGGG gcttccGATACTGTAAATTGGGAGTTTCTTTTGGATATGTTGCACAATGTGGGTTTTGGTGTCAAATGGTGCTCATGG GGAGACCCATTATCCCCTTTCCTTTTTACCATAGTTGCTGAGGCCTTAAATGTTCTACTGGAGAGGGCAAAGGAAATGGGTTTGATCAATGGCGTTAGTATTGGGAATGGAGGTTTTGTTTTAACATATCTTCAATATGTAGATGACACCATCAATTTTTGCAAGAACAACATAGAGGAGATCA GGCTTAAAATTAACTTCTCAAAGAGTGTAGTGTGTGGCATAGGCATTCCAGAAACTACTCTTACCCAAATGGCCAATAGAATGGGGTGTAGAGTGGACAAACTTCCCCTAAAGTACCTTGGACTTCCTCTAGGTGCAAACCTAAGAAGAATCAGTACGTGGCAGCCTATTGTGGATAGGATCAAGAAAAAACTATCAAAGTGGAAAGGGAGGCGCACGACCAAAGGGGGTAAATTAACTCAGATTAAATCATCTGTCAGCATCTTACCTATCTACTAtatgtctttattcaaaatgcCTATCACTGTGGCCAAGTCCATTGAGAAAATTCAAAGGCAATTCTTTTGGGGAGACACATTGGAGAAAAAGAAGTTACATTTGGTGAAATGGAGCTGCTTGACAAAAAGCAGAAAAAGGGGTGGTTTGGGTATCAAGAAACTACTGGATCATTACTTATCTCTCCTTgcaaaatggtggtggagattctACAAGGAGAAAGGATCTTTATGGCATAAGGTGATCTCTATGAAGTACGGGTTGGACAATAGTGAATGGTTACTGCAGCTCCCAATGCCTACGAGAGCGTCAAACGTTTGGAAAGATATTTGTTCAGTGGGCGATATCTCTTCAGAATTTGGCAAGTACCTTCATGACGGCTTCAAGATTGAGGTCAAATCAGGCAACCTAACAAAATTCTGGAAACACAAGTGGCTTGGGGAGACTCCTCTTAGAAGCCAACTCCCTAGACTTTATGCGGCATCCTTACAACAAGAAACCAAAATTGCTGACATAGGAGAGAGATCAACACTTGGCTGGTGGCCACTTAATTTCAGAAGGAATTTACACGATTGGGAGAAT ATGAAGGGGCGCAAGAATGCCCCCTTTGTGCAGAGGCTTGTGAAACCCCAAGACACTTGCTTCTCCATTGCAGATTCTTATGGGAAGTGTGGACGGGT AAAGGAGGTTATATTCAATAATAAGCATTTGGATATAGATGAAGTGGTGGACTTAATCAAAATTAGGGTAGCATTTTGGATCAAGGCAAAGCATAATGTCACGAAATACTCAGTGGAATAA